The nucleotide sequence GACGTATTGTGTCCTTGGTTGGCTGGTAAAGATCCATGTCCAAGTAAAGTAGAGCAATAACAAGGTAAGGATTTTCCTTCATGAATAAAGGGAGTGTTTTTGAAATATCCCCTTTTACTAGTTGTACTTTTTCAAGATGGCCTAGTGTTCTGTTGTGGTCATAAAGTTTAATTGCATTTTGCAAAATTGAGTATGAATCGTGACGTAATCCACCTTTTCTCATATGTACTGCCTTGCTGGTTTTATCTTGTTGTAATAATTCACTAAAACCCTCAAAGGTGTCAAAACCAATTACCTTGCGAAGATGGTGGTATCCTTCAAAAATTGAGCAAAAGTGAGCATAGGACATCAAGCCAAAACCATCTGCCACGCCACATTCAACAATCGAGCCTGGTACATTTTTTATCAATTTGTAAAGTTCATATTTTTCAAGAAAGTTTCTTATCTGCTGTCTCCATGTAAATACTGGAAAATTTCTGAGCTTTTCAAGCTCGGTCAAATCAGCACCATTTAGAAATTCCTCGACATCGGTGTAAAACTGTAGCATCTCAGGAGTATTCCTACCGGATTCAATATTCCTTAGTACATTATTTAACAAATTTTCATTTTTCATAATACTCTTTTAGACGCAAACAATAAAAGGTGAATCGATAGTTTTTACATAACAATTTTAGTGAACAATGTTCTATAGTCTTAATGCATGGAACAGTCAAAAATTACGGAATCCTAATTTAATTTAGATCTTTCATTCCAAATTAATGTAACAATCTTCGATTACTTTCTTAGCATATCGACTTATGGAATGATAAATATAGAAACATTAAATGAAAAAGAATTATCTTAATATCTCATTAGGGATCTTTTTATTTTTACTATTATTTACCCCTATCACTAACAATCAAGTTGTAAATGCACTGGGCACTACTTCCACACTAACTGTTAACACACAAGATCTCAACGGTGTTGCTATCTCCGGCGTTTACATACAACTCTATACAAATGGAAAACAGATAGCTTCTGGATACTCTCCTGCTACATTTATTGTTAACAATACACAGACGTATACTGTTGCACCCAACAATTATCTTACCTATATCTTTGATCACTGGCTTGATACCGGTTCAACAACTAGTACTAGAGACATATCAATATCTTCTGATACTGCAATAACTGCAGTTTACAAAACAGTTACTTCTCCTACAAGTGTTGCACCACAATCTCCAACTGGATTAACAGCTACTGCTGTGTCCTCATCACAAATTAATCTAAGCTGGACAGCTCCCTCAAACAACGGCGGTTCAGCTATAACAGGATACAAGATTGAGAGATCAAATAATACTGGAACTACATGGAGTACAACAGTAGCAAATACAGGTTCTACAGCTACAACATATTCTGATACAGGATTGTTACAAAACTCAACCTACACTTACAGGGTATCAGCAATCAATAGTGTAGGCACAAGTCCTCCATCAAGTACTGCATCTGCAACTACATCTAGTGCAGCTACTGTTCCACAATCACCAACTGGACTTGCAGCTACAGCTGGAAACTCTCAGGTATCACTCTCATGGACTGCACCATCATCTAATGGTGGCTCTGCCATAACAGGATACAAAATATACCGTGGCACAGCAGCAGGTGGTGAAGGTACAACCTCTGTTGGCACAGTAAGCGGTTCGACGTTATCTTATACCGATACTGGACTGACAAACGGTCAAGCATATTTCTACAAGGTAACAGCTGTAAACTCTGTTGGCGAGTCTGCACAGTCAAATGAGGCAAGTGCAACACCTGCAGCTGCTGCCACAGCTCCACAACCGCCAACTGGATTAACAGCTACTGCTATTTCATCATCTCAAATTAATCTCTCATGGACTGCACCATCAAACAATGGAGGTTCAGCAATCACCGGTTACAAGATAGAGAGATCAACTGACAGCGGAACTACCTGGTCTACCATACAATCAAATACAGCAAACACATCTACAACTTATTCTGATACTGGACTTGCTGCAACTACAACTTACACCTACCGAGTATCAGCGATAAACTCAGTTGGTACCAGCTTTCCATCAAACACAGCTTCTGCAACTACATCCAGTGCAACTATATCTGGTTCTAGTATCTCACTTAATACAAATTCTGTTAATGTAGGAACATCCGTAAGAATCACAGGTGCCAAGTTTGCATCAAACTCACCGATTACCATATCATATGATTCCTATACATATGCATTCAACTCTGCAAACGATGCACCCACTCCATCTAATATTCAAACCGATTCTAATGGAGGTTTTGTCGGAATAATTGCGGTACAGCATTCTGTTGCAGGAGCTCACACCATCATAGTTCAGGATGCAGCAAAAAATACAGCTACTGCCACCGTTACTATGACACCACACGTATTTATCTATCCAACATCAGGAGCTGCCGGCTCCCAAGTACTGATTCCAGATTCCAACGGTAATGGCTTTGCAGCAAGTTCAACAATTACTATAACATTTGATAATGCAATGGTTTCCACTTCAAGTACCATAATTTCCGACACCACTGGTAACTTTGGAGGAAGCTTCACAATACCCAGCGGAGCTTCACTTGGCACACACCAGATTCAAGTATCCGACGGTAAGGGTAACGTTTACCCTATTTCCTTTACTGTTGTCAGCTCGTCGACTCCTACATACAACACTCAACCTATAGCAACAGGACTCAGTATTCCAGACAGAATGGCCTTTATTCCGGATAACGGTTATGGCGTAGATGGCTCCGGTACATTCATGGTTCTTGAAAAGAATACTGGAAATGTAATCGTATTCAAAAATACAGGCAGCCAATTTGCAAGACAGGCAACACCCTTTGTAACCATACCAAACCTGCAAACAGGATCTGAAGACAATGGACTTTTGGGAATTGCCTTTGATCCAAACTGGAAAAACTCCGCATCCTCACAGTATGTTTACTTTGATGTTACAAGGACCATATCAGGATCTGTCGTAAGTGAGGTTATCAGATATCATGCTACAACTGATTCATCTGGAAATATAGTAGCAGATTCGTCTATAGGTGAACAGCTTGTACTTACTTCTCCAGCTTGGCAGGATGGTCATAACGGGGGTTGTCTCAAGTTTGACTCTGCAGGCAACCTCTACATAGCTGTTAGTGATGGATGGACATTTAAAGGACAGGATTTGACAATACTGCAAGGAAAGATTCTCA is from Nitrosopumilaceae archaeon and encodes:
- a CDS encoding TylF/MycF/NovP-related O-methyltransferase, whose amino-acid sequence is MKNENLLNNVLRNIESGRNTPEMLQFYTDVEEFLNGADLTELEKLRNFPVFTWRQQIRNFLEKYELYKLIKNVPGSIVECGVADGFGLMSYAHFCSIFEGYHHLRKVIGFDTFEGFSELLQQDKTSKAVHMRKGGLRHDSYSILQNAIKLYDHNRTLGHLEKVQLVKGDISKTLPLFMKENPYLVIALLYLDMDLYQPTKDTIRLLFDRIPKGGIICFDEINHQDYPGETIAVMEEIGLGNLRLKRFDFSTRACYAIIE
- a CDS encoding fibronectin type III domain-containing protein; its protein translation is MKKNYLNISLGIFLFLLLFTPITNNQVVNALGTTSTLTVNTQDLNGVAISGVYIQLYTNGKQIASGYSPATFIVNNTQTYTVAPNNYLTYIFDHWLDTGSTTSTRDISISSDTAITAVYKTVTSPTSVAPQSPTGLTATAVSSSQINLSWTAPSNNGGSAITGYKIERSNNTGTTWSTTVANTGSTATTYSDTGLLQNSTYTYRVSAINSVGTSPPSSTASATTSSAATVPQSPTGLAATAGNSQVSLSWTAPSSNGGSAITGYKIYRGTAAGGEGTTSVGTVSGSTLSYTDTGLTNGQAYFYKVTAVNSVGESAQSNEASATPAAAATAPQPPTGLTATAISSSQINLSWTAPSNNGGSAITGYKIERSTDSGTTWSTIQSNTANTSTTYSDTGLAATTTYTYRVSAINSVGTSFPSNTASATTSSATISGSSISLNTNSVNVGTSVRITGAKFASNSPITISYDSYTYAFNSANDAPTPSNIQTDSNGGFVGIIAVQHSVAGAHTIIVQDAAKNTATATVTMTPHVFIYPTSGAAGSQVLIPDSNGNGFAASSTITITFDNAMVSTSSTIISDTTGNFGGSFTIPSGASLGTHQIQVSDGKGNVYPISFTVVSSSTPTYNTQPIATGLSIPDRMAFIPDNGYGVDGSGTFMVLEKNTGNVIVFKNTGSQFARQATPFVTIPNLQTGSEDNGLLGIAFDPNWKNSASSQYVYFDVTRTISGSVVSEVIRYHATTDSSGNIVADSSIGEQLVLTSPAWQDGHNGGCLKFDSAGNLYIAVSDGWTFKGQDLTILQGKILRITPLASPDASGKLYSIPSTNPFASSTDPSIKKEIWGYGVRNPYTFDIDSKTGRIYASDVGYNAWESIKNFTAAGANAGWSNYESPPFGNPQNLASYTPQVYWYPHEGIESQTTPEGLQALTGGIFYHGTYYPNYEGAYFFADYGLHMISALLPSSTAPPTIDPASGVPKGQVVPIYFDKSIAPVDLEVWNGGIYFIDLTGSVNVLNYGASQPPTGGGSGSALSPTGLTAAAISSSQINLSWTAPNNIGGLVAGYKIERVTGSNTNWVTIVPNTGSTTTTYSDTGLSPSTIYTYRVSALYVGGASSDPSNTASATTQCAICKLTVTTQLTTGESLSGLYTELRNSTGVMISSGFTPTTFNLNNGAQYTVGMGNWTTFRFDHWLDTGSSVNPRHMSIISNTQITAVYRDTAPLILSPSSGPANITITVTGTAFSNSTAITLTYDGVAPQIQNPANITTNSTGGFKATFQVPLGSVGPHEVQATDGTNTHSAIFNDTPG